The stretch of DNA ATGCTCAGGCGCCAGATCAGATAGAGGAGCGATTGGAATACTGCCCCATTCGAGTTTTATGCGGGCTATCTGGGCAAAATGTATCTGCAGCCAGATTTTGTGACGGGTAATACTCCTGTCAATCTGGCGCTGGTAAGTGGCGGCGATAGCAAATAGGACTACGGTGATGATGGCGCTAATGAGAGCAAGCCACCATCCGATCAGAAACCAGGCGAGCGCGCTGAACAGCACGCCTGCGAAGAAGATGCCTACCCGCACCCATGAGTAAAAATTGCTACGATGATCTAATCTATCCAGGGCTTTTTGCAAGCGCCTGGACGAATATTCGAGAGCGTTTAATCTTGCCTGTTTGTTATTCAACTCGTCTTCTTCCGTTGTGCCAGCGTCTCACGGTAAGCCGCCATAACCTCCTTATGTTCGGGTGAGCGCAGGCAATCCTCCTGGGCTGCGATGAATTTAGTCATGAGCGTTGTTTCATCGAAGTCGAATGCCTCGTTAATCTGCCGCTTGGTATGTTTCAAGGCGGTAAAGGGGATAGCCAGCAACTCCTGAGCCATTGCCAGCGCCTGCTCCTCAAGTTTGTCGGGCGTAACTACCTCGTCAATCAGGCCCAGCGCCAGTCCCTCTTCGGGAGTAAAGCGGTGCCCCAGCAGGCACAATCGTTTGGCAGGGCCCGCGCCGATCAGACGAGCAAGACGCATCGGGCCAAGCGCAGCAACTACACCCTCTCGCACAGCGGGAATGCTGAGTACCGCATTGGTGGCCGAGATGCGCAGGTCGCATGCCAGCGCAACCTGCAAGCCTCCACCGAGGCAGTAACCATGAATGGCGCATATGGTGATGGCGTCGAGCCGTGCCAGCGCGGTCACGCCGTGTTCCCACGTAGCGAACCACTCAGGAGTAAGATTGCCCCTGGCCAGTTCTTTCGTGTCAAGGCCGCTGCAAAACGCGCGCCCTTCTCCGCTGACAATGACCACCCGCGTTTCAGCGCTTTTGGCGAGATAGTCGGTCGCCGTCACCAGGTCCTGTACCCAGGCCCAGTTAGCCGCGTTAAGGGCCGCGGGACGATTGATGCGCAGCCGGGCCAGATGTCCATCTATCTCGCAACGCCATGTTTCAAGTTCTAACGTTTCCATTGCTGGCTCTACTCCTTGCGCGATTAAAGCTTGCGTTGGTCGACTACACGCCGCAGCTTTCCGCCCTCGCTCCTGGGTATTGTATTTGGCGGTTCCAGTATGACCCTCATATTCAGGCCCAGCGTGCCGCGGATTTGCTGTTGTATCCTGTGGCGCAGGCTTTGAATGCGGGCATCGATTTCCATTACATCGTCAGCCAGGGCTTCCTGGGCGACTTCGCGAAATACGCTTTCGGCCACCTCCACTTTGACTTCGACCTCATCCAGGGTGCCCTCCCGTTTTACAATCAGCTGGTAGTGAGGCACGACTTCAGGGATGCCTTTGAGCACCTCTTCGACCTGGGTGGGATAGAGGTTGACGCCGCGGATGATGAGCATATCGTCGGTACGACCGCGGATCGGCCCCATGCGGACGTGCGTTCTCCCACATTCGCAGGGCTCGTGTGTCAGGTAAGTGATATCGCTCGTCCAGTAGCGCAGCAGGGGCATGGCTTCACGTGTCAGGTGAGTGAGGATGAGTACGCCTTCTTTGCCATCTGGAAGCGGTTCGCCTGTATCGGGGTCTACGACCTCTGGATAGAAATGGTCTTCCCAGATATGGCTGCCGGCGCGAGCCTCGATACATTCCTGCGATACTCCTGGCCCTAGAATCTCGCTAAGGCCATAGAGATTTGTCGAGCGAATACCAAGGCTGGCATCGATATCGGCACGGATGGTTTCCGTCCATGGCTCCGCGCCGAGCAGTCCATACTTGAGGCTGATTTCATCCGGGGCAACACCAAGTTGCTTGAATGCTTCACCCAATGTTTGCGCGTATGAGGGGGTGCAACAAATAATTTCCGGCTTGAAATCGAGGATCAATGTCACCTGGCGTTGGGTCATGCCACCTGAGACGGGAACTACAGCCAATCCCAGTTTTTCTCCACCATAATGGGTGCCAAGCCCGCCGGTAAAGAGTCCGTAGCCATAGGCGTTGTGCAGCAACATGCCGGGGCTCGCCCCGGCGGCGACAAATGAGCGTGCCATCACTTCGGAGAACACCTCGATATCATTCCTGGTATAGCACACCACGGTTGCTTTCCCGGTGGTGCCGCTGCTGGCATGAATCCGTATGATCTGCTCGCGCGGCACTGCCAGGAGACCGAAGGGATAGTGATCTTTCAAATCCTGCTTGCGCGTAAAAGGCAGCCTGGGCAAGTCATCGACCGAGCGAATATCGCCCGGCTGGATGCCGGAATTGTTGAACATTTCCCGGTAGAAAGGCATGCGTTCATTGACATAACGAATCATCTGGCGCAGCCGCTCGTCCTGCAACTGCCGGAGCTTCTCGCGAGGCCAGGTTTCAACCTGATTGTACACCATCTCTGGCACCCTCCCTCATGCAGTGAAGCCACAAACGAACGATAGGGTCAGGAGTGGCCTGTTTTGTTCATTGTAACTATGAGATGGGATAGGCGTCAAGTATATGGTCAGCCTTTTTTATCCTCGTCCTCCTCAGCTTCCTCTCCATGTTTCACGATATCACCCTCTTTAAAGAGAATATCCTGCAAGGCCACTCTCCACTTCGGCTTTTGCCGGAGCAAAAACTCCAGATCCATACCGAAATGCTTAAATTCCTCCTGCTGGGAGTTCTCCATAATGGCTCGCGCCTGGGCATCTTTTTCCAGGGAAATACGCTGCTCATACCAGTTGATTGCTTCGGCCTCTTCAGTGAGTGAGACGATCATGCGCGCAAAGGTGCGGACTTCTTGCGAGAGTTCATTGGCTGGTTCGTGGTACTGTTCAAATCCCATGTTGTGTCATCCTTTCCAAAAATACATAAATATGCGGGCTAACTACTTCTAGCACGCACCAGGCCGGTTAGACAAAGACAGTAGGGGCGGCGCAAGTGCCGCCCCTACTTTTTATCGTGCCGTTCGTCGTCCGTAGGCCCAGACTGCGAGCGGAGTGAAGACAATGAGAATGCCAACACACCATGCCAGCGCCTGCCAGATGGTCGAGGCATCGGGGTTGTTGAGGAGCAGGCCGCGCACGGCATTGACGATCAGCGAAACCGGCTGGTGTTCGGCGAAGGCACGCAGCCAATTCGGCATACTCGAGGTCGGAACGAAAGCGCTGCTGGCGAAGGTGAGCGGGAAAAGCCAGATGAAACCGGCGGATTGCGCCGCCTCCACACTGCTCACCAGCAGGGCGATCAACGCCGAAATCCACGAGAAGGCAAAGCTGGTGAGTATGAGGATTCCGGCTGCCGCGAACCAGGAAAGAACGCTGCCCTGCGGCCGAAAGCCAACCAGCAGGCCCACCGTCCACATCACGATGACGATGAACGTGTTGCGCACCATATCTGAGATGGTGCGGCCCGTGAGGACAGCGGATTTCGCCATTGGTAGAGAACGGAATCTATCGACCAGTCCTTTCTGCAGGTCATTCGCCAGACCAATGCCGGTCGTCGTTGAGCCGAATATGACCGTCTGGGTGAAGATGCCGGCCATCAGGTAGTTGACATATGTGGTGCCTGTGACCGCGATGGCGCCCCCAAACACGTAGCGGAAAAGCAGCACGAACATGATCGGCTGGATCGTGGCGAAGACCAGTTCTTCCGGGATGCGTGGAATCTGGACCAGGTGGCGCTTAGCGAGAACGAATGCGTCGGAAAGTGTCCAGTAAATCCTGGGACGCGCCTGTGGTTTCAGTGATTGCGTGATACGGAGACCGGTGAGGCTCATCGTGTACTCCTTTCCAGCGGCTGGATATCAGCTGTTGCTACAGGTACATCCTCGCCAGAAGCAGTGCTTCCGGTCAGTGCGAGGAAGACATCATCAAGGGTAGGTTTGCGCAGTGATAAGTCATCTAACCGGATCTCTGCGATATCCAGGTCGCGCACGATCCCGGCGATAAGCTGCGTTCCCTGCTTAACCGGTACAACGATACTGCGGCTGTCCGCGTCAATCTGAAGCTCGCTGGAACTATAGGGTCTCACTGCTCGTATGGCGGCATTCAGGTCGCCACCAGGGGCTACTCTCAATTCGAGACGTTCGCCACCGACCTGGTTTTTCAGTTCATCGGCTGTGCCTTTTGCTATCACGCGTCCATGATCGACGACGGCTATCTGATCGGCGAGCTGGTCGGCCTCTTCCAGGTATTGCGTGGTAAGCAACACGGTTGTGCCATCCTCGACGAGAGAACTGATAATATCCCACATCGCGAGTCGTCCGCGCGGATCAAGACCGGTCGTCGGTTCATCCAGGAAGAGTACCGGCGGCATCATAATGAGGCTGGCTGCCAGGTCGAGACGGCGGCGCATGCCTCCAGAATAGGTTTTAACGATACGCCCTGCGGCGTCAACCAGGTCGAAGCGTTCGATCAGTTCGTTTGCGCGCCGCTTTGCCATTGCGCCCGACAGGTGATAGAGCCGCCCGAACATCTTCAGGTTTTCAAATCCCGTCAGGTATTCATCGACGGCGGCATACTGCCCTGCCAGCCCAATACGTGCCCGCAGCGCTTCAGCCTGTTTGACCACATCCAGCCCTGCCACTATCGCTCGTCCAGAGTCCGGGCGCAATAATGTTGTCAGGATACGGACGGCGGTGGTTTTGCCTGCGCCGTTGGGACCAAGTACGCCAAGTACGGTCCCCTCCTCGGCGGCAAGGTCAAGTCCCACCAGCGCCTGTGTCTTGCCATAACTTTTTTTGAGATTCTCGGCCAGGATGGCCGGGGTATTTGGCATCGTTTACTTCCTCTTCATATAGCCGCCTAAGAATTCAATCGGATTGCCTCAGAGCCAGGGGCAATCCGATGAAAAAAGGCGGCAGCCTATAAATTTGTTGTGCAGCATTCTTTCCTTGTGAGTATAAGAGAACTACTGATCTATTCTATTCAAAATGGGCAAAAATGGAAATGAACCATTTCTGCCAGCAGGCCACAAAATTCCACCCAAAGGAAGGAACGTGGAGGGTTACAAGCCATTGCTAAACGTAAGGGTCGAAAAAGTATATCGACAAACCTTAAAGTAAAGACGCTCAAACCTACCAACATAGGTACGTTCAAAGGCACAGTTTGTTGCAAGAAGTCAGCAGATCTGCCTGTTATGTATAGCCATTAATGGTCAAGAAGCTGCGTGATTGTCTGTGAAACGACCTTTAAAACATCGGCTTGATGGCTGTGGATGAAAAAATGATCCCCGGGGAAGAGATAATAGCGAAATGGGCCGGTCGTTTGATTGTGCCATGCCATCAACTCATCTGTCGTAACAGAATAATCTTCAATTCCTCCAAAAATGCTGATAGGACAGGCTAATGGCTCCTCGTCAGTATAGCGATATGTCTCAGCGGCTTCAAAATCTGCCCTTAACGTTGGCATCATCAACTGCACAAGCTCTTTGTTTTCCAGAAACTCTTTCGGCAGGCCATTCAGATTGCTGACCGCTTTCAAGAAGACAGGCTCGCTCAGGTGGTAGCAGTGGGTATTCAAATCGGGCAGGTGAGGCGCCCGACGTGCTGAAACAAAAAGATGCTCAGGCAAGGGAGCATGCAGCCTGCGAAGTCGACGCACAAGCTCAAAACTGAGGTGCGCTCCCATACAATGGCCGAAGAAGGCAAAAGGAATATCCAGATGTTCTTGAAACGCCGGGAGCATTGCATCTACAAG from Ktedonobacteraceae bacterium encodes:
- a CDS encoding enoyl-CoA hydratase/isomerase family protein, which codes for METLELETWRCEIDGHLARLRINRPAALNAANWAWVQDLVTATDYLAKSAETRVVIVSGEGRAFCSGLDTKELARGNLTPEWFATWEHGVTALARLDAITICAIHGYCLGGGLQVALACDLRISATNAVLSIPAVREGVVAALGPMRLARLIGAGPAKRLCLLGHRFTPEEGLALGLIDEVVTPDKLEEQALAMAQELLAIPFTALKHTKRQINEAFDFDETTLMTKFIAAQEDCLRSPEHKEVMAAYRETLAQRKKTS
- a CDS encoding phenylacetate--CoA ligase, which encodes MVYNQVETWPREKLRQLQDERLRQMIRYVNERMPFYREMFNNSGIQPGDIRSVDDLPRLPFTRKQDLKDHYPFGLLAVPREQIIRIHASSGTTGKATVVCYTRNDIEVFSEVMARSFVAAGASPGMLLHNAYGYGLFTGGLGTHYGGEKLGLAVVPVSGGMTQRQVTLILDFKPEIICCTPSYAQTLGEAFKQLGVAPDEISLKYGLLGAEPWTETIRADIDASLGIRSTNLYGLSEILGPGVSQECIEARAGSHIWEDHFYPEVVDPDTGEPLPDGKEGVLILTHLTREAMPLLRYWTSDITYLTHEPCECGRTHVRMGPIRGRTDDMLIIRGVNLYPTQVEEVLKGIPEVVPHYQLIVKREGTLDEVEVKVEVAESVFREVAQEALADDVMEIDARIQSLRHRIQQQIRGTLGLNMRVILEPPNTIPRSEGGKLRRVVDQRKL
- a CDS encoding ABC transporter permease, with the protein product MSLTGLRITQSLKPQARPRIYWTLSDAFVLAKRHLVQIPRIPEELVFATIQPIMFVLLFRYVFGGAIAVTGTTYVNYLMAGIFTQTVIFGSTTTGIGLANDLQKGLVDRFRSLPMAKSAVLTGRTISDMVRNTFIVIVMWTVGLLVGFRPQGSVLSWFAAAGILILTSFAFSWISALIALLVSSVEAAQSAGFIWLFPLTFASSAFVPTSSMPNWLRAFAEHQPVSLIVNAVRGLLLNNPDASTIWQALAWCVGILIVFTPLAVWAYGRRTAR
- a CDS encoding ATP-binding cassette domain-containing protein, encoding MPNTPAILAENLKKSYGKTQALVGLDLAAEEGTVLGVLGPNGAGKTTAVRILTTLLRPDSGRAIVAGLDVVKQAEALRARIGLAGQYAAVDEYLTGFENLKMFGRLYHLSGAMAKRRANELIERFDLVDAAGRIVKTYSGGMRRRLDLAASLIMMPPVLFLDEPTTGLDPRGRLAMWDIISSLVEDGTTVLLTTQYLEEADQLADQIAVVDHGRVIAKGTADELKNQVGGERLELRVAPGGDLNAAIRAVRPYSSSELQIDADSRSIVVPVKQGTQLIAGIVRDLDIAEIRLDDLSLRKPTLDDVFLALTGSTASGEDVPVATADIQPLERSTR
- a CDS encoding alpha/beta fold hydrolase, encoding MRVIAASNSWFLQPKIYAQPRLRLFCFPYAGGAASAYFQWSNHVPDGVEVWPVQLPGRQNRLMEPPISRIPALVDAMLPAFQEHLDIPFAFFGHCMGAHLSFELVRRLRRLHAPLPEHLFVSARRAPHLPDLNTHCYHLSEPVFLKAVSNLNGLPKEFLENKELVQLMMPTLRADFEAAETYRYTDEEPLACPISIFGGIEDYSVTTDELMAWHNQTTGPFRYYLFPGDHFFIHSHQADVLKVVSQTITQLLDH